The Elaeis guineensis isolate ETL-2024a chromosome 5, EG11, whole genome shotgun sequence DNA segment GCCGGTCCTCAACACTACTCTATTCCCCGTTGGGAGCACCAACCCTCGGTGGCAATTGGTGCGTGCGACACACGGGTAGTGTAGGTGACCAAAGGTACATGGACTGAATCAAGGAATGGACTGGTGAGGGGGAAGCATGCCCTGCGGCATATGCGAAGACGATAACTGGCCGGTGGATGGCGTCACACCAACCCAACCGAGTGAACGAATCCCTACGAGCCACGTGGAATGCAAGCAGTACATCGTAAACCCATGGTATGTTTGGGGCCCCACTACTCTAGTACTCCGGATCTTAATTGAACTTTGGATGCGTCTATAGCGTAACGGCTAGTAGCCGTTTGCTCTCCAACGGCATTGCGTCCCGTTTAGGCAGGGGAGTGGGGTCCGACCGCTTCCACCCCTCCTCTACGGCTCTACCTTTACCTTTTCCCGCCGAAATCAGCCGAAAACCCCGCGACAGAGGCAAAACTGGAGGCCCGGAGAAAAAGGAGACCGCATTCCACGGCGGCAACGTTCACCTTTTCCTCTGCGGGACTCCCAAGGTGGTGAGGGCCTTCTAATCAATCTCAGCCAGTCTCTGCGAGACTATTGGTAGACGAGGGATGGGAGAGGAGCATGTGCGAGATTTCAGGCAGCACATGACCCTAATCAGTGGCTCATGCCGAAGGGCCCCTGCCTTGGCCACCCCTCTATCCGGTCAAGTCTGTCCTCTATGCTTTTTATGTTCTCTGAGTCCTCTCTTTAGCCAACATGCTAATAGGCTAAGACCAGAGAAATTGGgaaataaatatatcatttttttttatatatattcttATAAATTGCAGGCTATCTGTCATTTGGGGATATGTAATCATCGCTACATTGGAGATTGCTTGCATCGTCCAACACCTGCTTATCTTACTAAAGTCTTATGTTTGACGTATAAATTTAAGAATCAGAAGTTGGCTGTGCAATGGTTAGACTTGCTGCTAGGAATTTGTACAGAATTGCAGGCTTGTGGGGTCTTTATAAGTGTAATTTTGCTTTGGAGGAATTATTAGTAAATTATCGCTCTCCTTTTGTGTTTCCTCATGTTTCCGTACTGATGCCCTTCTTTGTTTTGGTAAAAGGTGGTGCCAGGGGGTCCTGACCAAAATAACTTCTACTTGCGTTTTTGGCAACGCTAGAAGATTATGGCTAAGGATCCTTTACTCACTCGCCtattgctttcttcttcttcatagaGATTCGCCATGAAAAGCTATACGATTGTTTGTTTTTGTAAAAATGGTCTACTTAATTGAAAGATGGGCAAATAGAGTAGTAGATAGGTGTTTTTCGAGAGCCGGGTCCGAACAGGCTTGGCCTAGGCCATGAGCCAGGGAGTGGTTGGTCTTGGGTCACGGTACTTACGTGCCCTTTTGAGCGTTTCGTCGGATGTGTTCTTGTTATTGGCTACTAAATGTCAGTTCCATTGTCGAGAATTGGGTTCCTGAGCTAAGAGGAGGAAATTAATTAGTTTGCCAATGAACAATGTGAAAGGTTTATATACTGCAGGTGTATTCTTTATAGTTAAATAAACGTGCagcattatattttttttcgtTCGATGACACAATGATTGCTTATTGGTTTTTCAAATGGTATCATGCAGGCAAGATACCCATACCTGTTTTGTTTTGGGTGGACGTGAATTATAACCTGTCTTTGGACTTCTCAGCAAAATTATTATTCTATCTTTAGGCACAGTCTATTTGGAAATATGATAAGACCAAGTAATTGCCATTGGATTATGGACCTTGCACTTGCTAAATTGTCTACAATCAGAACAGTCATGGAGATAAATATTCGAATCCCAACACATGTTCAACCGCATACATTTAGAAGCTAATTTTCACCTCCGGATAAATATGTGAGGTTTTGTGGAATTAATGTCATTCCCTCAGTAGGACCACGCTTATGCTACAGTTAGATGTCAATGCATTATAAAAATCTCGTTTGGCATGATTGATAACTGTCTTTTGATCAGATTTCTAAGAATATGCTGCATGAGTTTAtgattaaatattatatatcaccGTTCTAGGTGCATTTGTATGATTTACATATCCAAATTGTATTTTCTTCTATCCTTTTCTCAAATCTTTGAATTTTTCTGATTTTTAGTAATATAATATTCTCTGTTTTTGATGCATGTCATATTGTTTAATATGAGTTCAATTGAGACCGCTTTTGCTAGGAGTTAGATTGCCATTGGTTACCTCCAATATGATATATGAATAAACTACTTTATAATTTACATTCTAAACTCTCtcccaccacccccccccccaccctcACTCTCTCTTTCCGTGGGTAATATTGATAAGGTAGAActtcaaaaaaataatcaaaaattaacacatgaaaagagagaatgaagaaaagGGGTGCTTAGGCACACGCGTTTAGATTTACTTTAATGTATATATATTCCCTGATCCTATTGTCAAAACAAAAGGAAAGCAGACCTCATAACCAATCTAAGGCCATGTCACTGTGCATGACTAACAAATTAGAGcagaaaaaatatacaaaaaacaAATAAATATGAATTTCGGGTTGACATGACTATCATAAAGCTACAAATATGGAGAATGGAAATAAAGTCTACTCAGAaccttaaattttagattttatttttttaaatttcgaaATTAGATACGAGCTAGAACTAGCTCCCTAGCACAAATTATAACATGAGCAATGTTGGACCTAATCTGTCCTGGtatataatataaaatgaatTAACCAATATTGCAAGCATCAAATTTAAAGCTAACTAAAACCATACCTTATTTAATTTCTATGATAGTCCTCTTTTGATAGCCTAAGAGAATCGCAGGTCATAAATCCCCAAAGACGAGATGCATCGATCTATTAGACTATCCTAATAATCAGCATTAGAATTGCACTCCCTTGCCCGAGAACTTCCTCCAGCTAGACTTGCTAAGAGCAGTAGTTACGCAGGTTTAAACTGGGGGCAATATCACAGCCCATTTTAACAATGGTGGGATAGCCCAAATAATTCAGGATTTTAATAAACATAAAGTCAAGAAGCCCTAGCCTAACCATGCCACTCTGACTTCTGGAATTCCAACTAACATTAACTGTAACATAATAAACTAACATGGTAGTTAAAACTTACAAGTCTACAACAACGTTAGGAAAAAACCAAGGCGAAAACCAATCCCACGGTCTGGTAGGATACCCCACATTAAATGTGACCGTTAGAACCCCAAAGCCCTCATAAAGACAGCCTAGTCTCGATCACTGTTTATACACCACCTATACCCAATGTGGGAAAGAAAATCCTAATCTACTAATGGATCCTAATCGGCTAATGGATAAAGTGATAAAGTATATTGTTCATTTCCCTAAAATCCCCTGATACCCCAACAAATTTATTGTGGATAGACTTATTCTAGGTGGGCATAGAGATATTCCATAAGGGCATATTGGTCAAATAAGATAAGCCACGGGGAATTAATTTAAGCCCGGTTCTCTCATGTGACCCATGGGTACACAGTGAAAGACCTAATAAATGAGAGGCGAGGCTTTTAAAGCGTGATTTCCAGTGGCAACAATAATGGCAGAAGAAGAGAGTGGTATTGGGGAGTTTTTGGCTCTATAAATAGAGCTATTTCCTAGAACACTTCTGCACTGCTTGTGTGGCTCATCTCAGTTGGGGTTCAGCCGGGTTGGTTTAACGGCCAAATGGCTCTGTCCCCTCCCTTCCCTCTGCTCCTCTGTTTCCTCCTCTCTCTGTTTCTCTCCACTGCCTTGGCCTTCCCAGCCCAAGGGCTCAAACGCCACCCTCACCATGGCCCCGCCAAACAAAACTATAGAGATGCCCTCGCTAAATCCATACTCTTCTTCGAAGGGCAGAGGTCAGGGAGGCTTCCCCCCAGCCAGAGGATGACCTGGAGGAGGAACTCTGGCCTCTCTGATGGCTCCACAATGCATGCAAGAGCTCTAACTCAAACCATTCTTTGTTCATTGTCTTCTTTTCGGCTCATTTTATGGGGAAAACTGATGTGGTTTTTTGTTGGGATAACGTAGGTGGACTTGGTGGGTGGGTACTATGATGCAGGGGACAATGTGAAGTTTGGGTTCCCCATGGCTTTCACCACTACCATGCTCTCTTGGAGTGTGATAGAGTTCGGGGGGATGATGAAAGGAGAGCTCCAAAACTCAAAGGAGGCCATCCGTTGGGCCACTGACTACCTCCTCAAAGCCACTGCCCACCCCAACACCATCTACGTTCAGGTTTCCCTTCCCTTCGCCCATTCCCTGTCCTGTTCTCATTTCCTCTGTTTTCTCTCTTTCCGAGAGCAATGTGGCTCCTCTGTTGATCTTATGCTGAAGAAGAACTCAAATGTAGGTTCTCTCTTAAAGTGTAAAAATGCAAGAAAGTGTTTCCGAAATATTTGTTTCCTTCTCTTCGTAATGCTGCAATGTAGCACCAAATAGCACTAGTCTTCACTAAGAAAAATGGTATTTTAGAGCTTTAGCTCCTTTGTTTTTGAACTTTTGCGGAGCTTTTGAAGCATGTTATCTTTGGGGGTGTTGGTTTCAGGTGGGAGATGCAAACAAGGACCATGCTTGTTGGGAAAGGCCAGAGGACATGGACACCCCAAGAATAGTCTACAAGATAGACAGCAGCAACCCTGGCTCCGATGTCGCTGCCGAAACCGCCGCAGCGCTTGCCTCCGCCTCACTGGTCTTCAAAAAGTCTGATCCATCCTACTCCAAGCTTCTCCTCAACAGAGCTATCAGAGTAACACCACCACACCCCACCCCtcccccccaaaactcaaaacagAGACCCATGTTAATTACCCTTCTCAACACCCCCACCTCTGAAACCACCTTTCTTCTTTAAATGGCTTGCAGGTGTTTAAGTTTGCAGACGAGCACAGAGGCGCCTATAGCAACGGGTTGAAGAACGCTGTCTGCCCCTTCTACTGCTCCTACTCTGGCTACCAGGTTTCTGAGTTTTCTCCTCTAAAATATTTGATAAACCCCCACCACTTATCTATTTCTAAACCCAAATACTATGTTTCCTATGATGAAGGATGAGTTATTGTGGGGAGCTGCTTGGCTTCACAAGGCCACCAGGAACCCAACCTACCTTAACTACATTCAGGTCAACGGTCAAACTCTTGGAGCTGATGAGTCCGACAACACCTTTGGCTGGGACAACAAGCATGTGGGAGCCAGGATCCTCCTCTCCAAGGCATCATTCCTCATCACCTTTTAGCCTTTTCTCCATCGTCTTATCATTGTTGTAACGAAAGGTCTTGTTTCCAACTACCAGGTTCTAACCAAGTTTTCTTTTATTGGGTTTGTAGGCTTTCTTGGTCCAAAATGTGAGGTCCCTTCATGACTACAAGGGCCATGCTGATAACTTCATTTGCTCCTTAATCCCAGGGACTCCTTTCTCTCAAGCCCAGTACACTCCAGGTCTCTCCTCCATCTTATAGCATCGTTAGTAACAATTAATGTACATGTGGCTTTGATTCAGCTAAAAGTGCTCTTGTTGTGGAAATGGGGGGAGAACAGGGGGGCTGCTGTTTAAGATGAGTGATAGCAACATGCAGTATGTGACCTCCACCTCATTCTTGCTGCTGACCTACGCCAAATACTTGACCTACTCCTCCAAGGTGGTCTCCTGTGGTGGAGTCACCGTCAACCCTAATAAGCTCCGCAACATCGCCAAGCGCCAGGTGAGCCCATCCCCGCCACTTGAAGCCGCTCGAGGGAAACGCGTTCCCATGGGTTCCAGCAGTTCCTTGCCGCTCGTTTCCCCCGAATTACTTCACAAGTATTTCCTGGTGATCACGTGACCTGATGCTAAATTTGGTGGGGTTACCACTGTTGCCCATGTACTGATAAGAACCATAACAGGCATCTGGTCACATGGTCACCAGAACGGGGGAAACGTCGTGTGAAATGGACGAGGGAAACGCGACGTGTTAACTTGTCCCGCGGAGTAACTTTTACTGACTGTTTCTGTGCTCTGTGTGGTTGTTGATGTGGGCTCCCAGGTGGACTACTTGCTGGGGGACAACCCGGAGAGGATGTCGTACATGGTGGGCTACGGAGCAAGATACCCACAGCGGATCCACCACCGGGCCTCATCGCTGCCGTCCGTGGCGACCCACCCCGCCCGGATCCCGTGCTCGGCCGGGTTCGCCGCGCTGAACTCGCCCGCCCCCAACCCTAACGTCCTGGTCGGGGCCGTCGTGGGCGGACCGGACGCACAGGACCGGTTCCCGGACCAGCGGTCCGACTACGAGCAGTCCGAACCGGCCACCTACATCAACGCCCCCCTCGTGGGCGCCCTCGCCTACCTCGCCCACTCCTTCGGCCAGCTCTAGACCCAACCACTTATATAACTAATGGAATGTATTAGTCCCAGTATTATCTATATAGTATTATAGACTTAGGTTTAGGTGCAAGTTTGATTAAGAGGTTTAAGTATGGAGTTAAGGACCCCAGTGCAGCTAAGGAGGGCACGGGAGGGTCTGTTATTAAGTGTTTTGTTATGAAGCTTTGTCTAGGAGAGCATGAGTGAGAAGTGTGGATGTCTGTGTAGGTTAGTTGGGGTGTGGTTTGATGTATGGGGTATTATGGGGCACAGGACTCGAGAGGGGTCACTTGGGAGTGTTTGGGGGCGTGAGCTTTGAACGGCGTTTGTACGGGAGAAGGGGAGGTGCGGCATTGACCCTTGTAATTTCTTGTCCACATCAATTTGACAAGGAGCGGAGCTTCTCTCTGTGTGCCATACCTCTAGTCCCTATTGGTTTGGATGGTGTTTCTTTATTTGCGTcagcactctttttttttttttttgagacaaaTTAAACAGTGGAATCCATTTTCTCGCGGAACAAAAGTATGTTTGAGTGGGAGAAGTTGGAGTTTGAGCCGAAAATAAAAATGACTGCGTGCACTTAGAAGATGCGGTGGTGGAACAGGGTGAGTATTTTTATTCTAACCATTTTATCAGAAGAACTCATattgattttaattataaattaaaaattaaaaaaatataattattatatttttattttaatttattttaattttaattataattaaatcaaaCACCTGATTTATTTAGTCGAGGGAGTTCTATTTACGTTTCCATTCGGGGAGAAAATGAAAGTctctcaaaatctaatttttgacCCCCGTTTGGTATTCAAATTCCGACTCCAGTCCAGAATTAAATATGTAAGGGAATACAATCATTTTGATTACAAAATGCACCTAAGAATCCTTGCTATCTTACCATCCCTGATCAACCACATGCATCCAAAGATTCTTTCCATCTTACCATCCCTGACGAACCAATGTGCCGTTTAGGTTTCTTTTGTTTATCTAGTTTGTTCTAGCATCAATGGATATTATATAGTCTTAGTTTCACTCAACTTGGATTTACCAAGGATGGGTACCTCTGCACAGGACACTCCCCATTCTCTTTCTGCAAAGAGGGGAAACGTTGCATGAGCTAATTTTGTTGTTTCTAGAGGAAAACAAGAGTTACTTAAGTTATGCTCTCCACCACATTTAAGTTCATCGTATTATACTCCCTTAAATAGAGTATCAAAGTTCAGAACAAAGCAACTGTTGACAATAGTGCTCACAATCGTCATGCTAAATCCATCCCTCCACTTGAGTGGAAAAATAATAGCCTGTGGCATTGGAATTCATTGGAAGAGAGCAAACTATTGGAGCCATATGAAGGATCAAAGATGTGCCCCATAAGCACTCCTGGATTGTCACCCCTTCGCCTCATTGCAGACTCAAAGTCATCATGATATGCAGTTGTAATACAAAGTGGAATGGAATTCAAGCACGTGAACATCTGTTGTTATACTCATCCCAAATATTAGAGATTTGATATAGTCCACTTGTAACTTAATCATTTAAGATAATTTAAGATAATTAAGATGATaatgaataattaaattttttttgagataaagataaactgagataaaaaaaaaagattccaaTTCTTTGATAGAAGGAAGTTGTATTAATCTACAAGAATCCCTAATCTAGTCTATACATATAGTTTGTAACTCCCCCATCGAGTATAGATATTGAGATCCTTTGGTATAAACTAAAAAAATTCTTTTGTAggatagaaataaaataaattcatTTATAAGATTCATCTTCCGATATTCTTGCAATTTTCTTCATCTTTGATTTGTTTTGGACTTGAACAACAAGGCCTAGATGCATATTTACTTTTGTATTCAAAATACATTTTCTATAtctagtgatatcagagccacctttaTGCTATTTTGTTCAATCCATTGCTCTTGTTGCTATATGAAAAATTTGTATATaccatattttatatttatttttgacaTATTAAAGATTGTatgattattatttatgaataaaataaagaagaaaaagatttttatttcttcttcccaCATCAAAATAGATGAAGTTGACTGTAAGTATTGAAGCCATAGCATTAAATGTAGATCTGACTAACCATCTTAGTCGATCGCTTGAGATTGGAGTTATCTCGATTTGGATCCATTTCCTGATATTGTAACAgatttgttatttatttatttatttatttagagaTCCTATGATTTATTTTTAAGGCTTGATTAttgtttaaataaataaataaataagcatTTTGATAAGGGAAGAAGAAAGCTAACACCCTCCTCCACCCACCATGGTGGCCAGGCTTCCTCCCTATCGCTGGTGTCCTCGTTTGATGAGGACAGCCAAACCTCCAGCCTGCAACCACCAGCCACCATCCcttaataataatgaaaaaaaggagaagaaaggaagaaggagcCATCAGATCTAGTTCACCGATGGTTATTCTTTCAAATCATCGGGAAGCCGAGCAATAAGACGCAGAGGAAGCCGATGGACCATGAATTAAAGGCCTTCATTGGCCGCCAGCCAAGGGAGAAGTGCCAGAAAGCCGTGTCTAAGATGGCAATtagggtttttcttttttttcccatgGCCGCCATTTGGTTTTGAAGAAATTTGTTCGACCCTTCTATCATAAGATCTTGGGAGACAGCTCCCACCGATTAAGGTATTTTCAACAGCCTCCAGCTGGCATATCAGAAAGGAGGGGGCATTCGATTTTCAACTCTTCCGTCACTCCTATTTGGAAGAAGGGAGAAAAAATGGCTCCTAGCAGTCAAGACGGTGGTTTCAGGCCGACCGTCGGTGTCTCGCTGGAAGTCGATTTGGGTGGTCAATCAATGTCAAAAAATGATTTTCAGAGTTTTGATCGAGAGAaacaagaggaggaagaaggagaTTTGGATCTAATGGGCTCGGATTTTGGGTTCCAAACCGAAATCCGAAACCCAGTTACCCATTTACTAAAATAGAAAATTTTGTAATTTAACCCTTGATAAGTATATAATCAGTAAAAGCCCTATTAATTGACTGAATCaaactaatttaatttaatttagagatatttgcaatttagtccctgataaaataattaattccataaagaTCTTTGAAAATTACATTTTGATCCCTATGATAGAGTTATTACATAAAGATGTTAAAAAATACTATGATTTCGTATgtaaagtttaaaaatttttctaaaccttatgcagtgaaaataaataaattaaaatatttttaatttaaatatgtaCCAGATCTGATTTAAAAATCATAGCTAGGATCTTGACACGAATATGTtaccatgatctgaaatctgaaaaaaaaaataatcgttAGTAAAATCAAATCGaaaatcagatctccataccttggatCCTGTGGATGTCCGGGGTTCTAATCATAGCCGCGCACGCGcctgacctctgctggtatccacatagaGACGTCTGATCGGAGCATTGAGATCaccggtgtgctagcaccttgtagaACTCACTCCTCAACTTTAAatctacatctcttcttctagatcttgaagaagaagatcgctgcgTGAACTCTTTCACGCAGATCCATCGGGATCTGAAACAGatcataaaaaagagaagaagaacttttcttcttctctctctttttcactcttagatctgatctctatcagatctggacgTTGGGAATGAAGGGGAGAAAGAAAGGAGGTGTTGGGATGAAGGTTATgtggtaagaaagaagacccCATCACCTTAGCGCACGCcacattttttttctaaaaattttgtcgCACCCTAAGAAAGTCCTCATGCCCCAAAAGAGATAAGATCATATCTTATCAAAATAAAGAAACTATGGTGtggaaaagatgaagaaaataagTTGTGCGCCAAAGAGAAATCGCGTGAGATCTCTCACACAAATCTTTTAGCGCACGCCCACCTCTTCTtatattttgtcgcacaaaaaataTCCCACGCCTCcttttctaatctgattagaaagttTTCTTGATAAGACATCTATTCAATCATATTTGGATAGTTGTCTTAAAGAAAGAGAGTCCCAGAAAAatgaggtgccaactattggcgcccctctTCTCTTCACATGCACAAGAAAATAAAGGGGCGCGTCTCAATGCATTGGCACCCCTCTTCTCTTCACACGCACAAGAAAATAAAGGGGTGCGTCTCAATGCACGTCCTCCCATTCTTGACATAAAAactagagagagagtcttagagaaCTTGAGCTCTCTGAGTCATGATTCTTCTGATTCAAGTTGGAtcttaatcggattcaaatcgagtctgaatctagtcaaattcgaaaggctgtcaagcaTGATCCAGtcaagcttgaaatctaaatctgatttagataattgaatccaattaatattaaattaaattaagtctaattaaattaaatctgatttaaattaattaaaatttaatctattatttaatcaatcttaataaaattataatatttataattaagtccctgcgctaacaattagcagctgccaaaactgtaacgattacaaattagcagtttctaaaattcaaactatcaatccgattgataattcgaatacgatccaagccattgattagatcatgcttcttttgtgtgtgacccctcaggttctattctgtctgatagtgagacatatcgtgatctccatcacagtatcatcgaaacttttttcgatgggctgaaacaattccaactcacctcaacaaggatcgttgatccaaaaatgatcctagtgagttctcacgatccaccagtgacgccTAGCAACATGTAatggcaatccaacagaataaaaaaataaacccctaggtgtagttatcgtgtgatacaatctctttATCATAAGTCCCGGCTAGTCGGAGGTCATAGAGATCTtgtcaaatcccatcgtcagtcatatgctagattgacttgactcaagttcatttatgaatctcgtgaaaattttttttcagtattcacatttactctgatcagagattttctgaactcagtcttgtgaatcgcataggacttctccttttctatcaaaattgataaattccatctagatatattctactccaaacagtgaatctaaacctacaatagccaacatacacagtaaggatccgaatgattagagatcaagaaaacgtgcagtcaaactaagtagcctcgttgcgaatagccaacacaccatagatcaaagaaccagtcacaccactgcagcatcgagaaaatcactgatgagtgagtagacatctaagtagtTTTTTATGtcgatcacgctcagtgcaagttgttctctaacaaccaccgcactcttatcccagtgtctctacactgcagactcgaaactcatctgtcctaaagggaggtaatctgtgcaccgatcttaaatagattgatcactgtcctccgtgatgatccttcgatcatgagcatttagaaattaactactaatgatgtatgtcttaaattttcaacatcttgagaatatacaaaatcatctttgctaatttctaagataaatcatggatacaaatGACAtgtttggttataaagactgcctatcaagtataaaatatgtcctagagaaaagtgtgtatcagtcaagattagcttctagggcatacatctaacaaactcctatttgcactaaagctaatttgccatatacctgagccc contains these protein-coding regions:
- the LOC105045147 gene encoding endoglucanase 3; protein product: MALSPPFPLLLCFLLSLFLSTALAFPAQGLKRHPHHGPAKQNYRDALAKSILFFEGQRSGRLPPSQRMTWRRNSGLSDGSTMHVDLVGGYYDAGDNVKFGFPMAFTTTMLSWSVIEFGGMMKGELQNSKEAIRWATDYLLKATAHPNTIYVQVGDANKDHACWERPEDMDTPRIVYKIDSSNPGSDVAAETAAALASASLVFKKSDPSYSKLLLNRAIRVFKFADEHRGAYSNGLKNAVCPFYCSYSGYQDELLWGAAWLHKATRNPTYLNYIQVNGQTLGADESDNTFGWDNKHVGARILLSKAFLVQNVRSLHDYKGHADNFICSLIPGTPFSQAQYTPGGLLFKMSDSNMQYVTSTSFLLLTYAKYLTYSSKVVSCGGVTVNPNKLRNIAKRQVDYLLGDNPERMSYMVGYGARYPQRIHHRASSLPSVATHPARIPCSAGFAALNSPAPNPNVLVGAVVGGPDAQDRFPDQRSDYEQSEPATYINAPLVGALAYLAHSFGQL